Within the Deltaproteobacteria bacterium genome, the region CCGCGCGATCGACGCGCGCACGTCGTCGTCGGTGACCGGGCGGCCCGCGAGCGCCGCCATGTCGTCGCGAAGCTCCGTCAGCTCCCGCCGGTAGAACGCGCCGCCCACGCCCTCCGCGTAGTTCTGCGGCACGTCGAAGTAGCGGACGTACTTGCCCGGAAACAGGAGCTGCCACATGCCGGACAGGTTCCGGATCACGTCGCAGATCGACGGGAACAGGAAGCCGTCGAGTACGTCGTAGCGGCCAGTGAGCGCCAGTTCGATCGTGCTGCGCGGAATCGCGCAGATGTACGATTGAAAGTACGCGTCGCCGCGGATGATCTCGATCTGGTCGCCGCCGCCCATCAGCCCGACCGGCAGCATCCCGGCCGCGTCGATCAACTCGCGCGGCACGTAGATCGGCATGTAGCCGACCGCGCGGCCGCCGGTGCGCTCGCGCCAGCGCCGCACCTCGTCCAGGTCGATGTCGTGATACAGCTCCTCGGCCCGCGCGACCACCGCGTCGACCGCTGCGCTTGCCTCCGTCATGTCACCTCGCTCTGACCTCGTCGGTGGCACGCCGGCGTCGCCCGGCGCGCGGAGCGCCCTGCCGGCCCTCCGATGTCGGCGTGTGTACGCCCGTCCGAACTGCCGTCAGTTGATCGATCGCAAGACAACGGGCGGTCGCTTGTCGCCGCGGCGCGTTACGCGCGAGCTTGCGGCGCGCGTGCGCCCCCGCGACGCGCCGGCCGATCCGGCGCGCCGGATCCCCGCCAGCACGCTGGCCGGCTGCATTTGACCGAGATCAAGCCGCTGCCGACCGTCGCAGGCGCGCCACGCACCCCGCTGGCCCGATCCGATGGCCCCGCGACAGGCCAGCGGTCGCGTCGACGGCCAACGCGCAGCCGGGCCCCTATTGGCCGACGAGCAGCAGCTCGGACATCGTGTCGAGCGCCCCGGCTTCCGCGCAGTGCGCGCAGCTCTCGATCGGGTTGCTGCACGGCGCACACGACAGCAGCGTCTCCCGGGCGACGACCAGCTGATTGCGTACCCGCAACAAGTGCTGAATCTTGTCGGTGATCTGCGGGATCAGGTCGCCGACCTCCGCGGCCAGCTTGTGAGCCACCGCGCCGCCGCGCGCGCCCGGCGCGTCGCGGGCCTCGAGAATCTCGCCGATCTTGTCGACCGACAGGCCGAGGTCGCGCATCGCGACGATGAACCGCAGCCGCTCGAACGCCTCGGCCCGATAGCGCCGGTTGCCCGTGTTGCGGTCCGGTTTGATCAGCCCTTTGGCCTGATAGACGCGCAGCGCCTTGCGCGTGCACCCCGCCGCCCGCGTGAGTTCTCCGCTCGTGTAGTACCGTTCGTCCGCCATGGCCCCAGCGTGCCCCGCGGGGGCCACCCGTAGCTTGATCCACGTCAAGACGGCCGGCGAATTCCCGACGGGCCTCCGCGGATGCGACCGGGCCGCGCGCGCGCCAGCCGCGGCGCGCTCAAGACACCGGCCGGTTGGTCGATCCGACGAGCGATGGCCCCAGCGTCGCTCACGTTTGCGCGAGCGCGACAGGCAGCGCTCGCGTGCGCGGTCGCGGCGGGCGCCGCGGCATGCGCCGCCGGCGGTCCGCCCGCAAGCCCGCACGACCGCGACGCGGCCGCGAGTTATCCGCTGATCGTGACGCGCAACGGCGACGGCACCGTCGGGTCGACGCCCGCCGGCATCGACTGCGGCGTCCAGTGCAGCGAGAGCTACGCCACAGGCCAGCAGGTCGTCCTCACCGCCACCGGATCGTTCCTCGGCTGGTCAGGGGCCTGCACGGGTAGCGGAACGGTATGCACCGTCGTCATGGACGCGCCCAAGAGTGTCACCGCCACCTTCGCCGGCGGCGTCGCGGACGCGGGCGCGGGCGGCGGCAGCAGCTGCGATCTGGTCGCGCAGACCGGCTGCGCGGCCGGCCAGGCGTGCGACTTCGACCTGTCGGCGCGCACGCCCTACTGTCGTCCCGCGGGCGCCGGCGGGGACCTCGCCGTGTGCGCAGCCGCCGCCGATTGCGCGGCGGGCTTCACGTGCGTGAGCGACGGCATGGGGTCGGGCTGCCTGCACTGGTGCGCGCTGCCCGCCGGCGCCGAATGCGCTCCCTTCGCGGGATCGACCTGCACCGCGCTGCAGCCGCCCGTCGCGATCGGCGGCACCGAGTACGGCGTGTGTTTCTGACGCGCGCGCATTGCGAAGCTCCAGATCGCGTTCCGCCGCGGTTCGACGCGCCGCGCGCGCAGGTCATCCGCGTGTCTCTCGGGACCGCCATCTGCGCACACCGCGGAGCACACCCCCGCCGAGCCAATCGCCGCGCGTCGACGTCGCTGGATCCGGGCGCCCTCGCGGATTCGCGCGCCGGGGTGGTAAAATTGGCGCGTGCCGGGGGACGCTGCGAGAGCTCTGCGCGCCGTCGCGCTGTCCGCGTGCGCCGCGCTCGTCGCGTGTGACGTCGAGCCATACCACATAAGCGGCGCGTTCGACGACGGCGGAGGCAGCGTGGGCGACGGCGGCGGACGCCACGACGCCGGCGCGGTCGGTGACGCGGCGCCGGCCATGGACGGTGCGACCGACGCTGCACCGTGCACGCCGGCGCCTGAGGTCTGCGACGGCCGCGACAACGACTGCGACGGCGACGTCGACGAAGACTTCAACCTGATGGCGGACCCCGCAAACTGCGGCGCGTGCGGCAACGCG harbors:
- a CDS encoding MerR family transcriptional regulator; protein product: MADERYYTSGELTRAAGCTRKALRVYQAKGLIKPDRNTGNRRYRAEAFERLRFIVAMRDLGLSVDKIGEILEARDAPGARGGAVAHKLAAEVGDLIPQITDKIQHLLRVRNQLVVARETLLSCAPCSNPIESCAHCAEAGALDTMSELLLVGQ
- a CDS encoding lipoprotein receptor; protein product: MDGATDAAPCTPAPEVCDGRDNDCDGDVDEDFNLMADPANCGACGNA